From one Flavobacteriales bacterium genomic stretch:
- a CDS encoding glycosyltransferase, with protein sequence MQIAHLSTNDFGGAAIAAMNLHRALLHAGVESDLLTLGRTRHDIPRHHLVDPHALHPPAWLSRGRYKALRLLERTGLADDRSPDSWNKHLRGRPPGRESFSLPWTFFDVLRHPIVQRADIINLHWVSRGMIDYVRFFEGCGKPVVWTLHDMNPFTGGCHHADECKGYEAACRSCPQLADPDRPHRWWQAKHDAIARFPDERLALVAPSQWLANRCEASGIMAGRACDVVPNGFDATIFKLQDRAAARAALGWPADRRIVLFSAFDAGNSRKGLDMLIPAMSGPGEDALLVSMGAPMLALQGRPDALSTGLLSDPSLIARHYAAADIFVLPSMAENLPNTICEAHLCGTPAVAFAVGGIPEQIDGSNGLLVHERSAEELRKAIRAALSSNWDHAAIAASAHGRYNAASVASRYQAIYSRLPR encoded by the coding sequence ATGCAGATCGCGCACCTGAGCACGAACGACTTCGGAGGCGCGGCCATCGCGGCCATGAACCTGCACCGCGCACTGCTCCATGCCGGCGTGGAAAGCGACCTGCTCACGCTGGGCCGCACGCGCCACGACATCCCGCGCCATCACCTCGTGGATCCCCACGCGCTTCATCCGCCGGCCTGGTTGAGCCGTGGGCGCTACAAGGCCCTGCGCCTGCTGGAACGCACAGGCCTGGCGGACGACCGCAGCCCCGATTCTTGGAACAAGCACCTGCGCGGTCGCCCACCCGGAAGGGAGTCCTTTTCATTGCCGTGGACCTTCTTCGATGTACTCCGCCATCCCATCGTGCAACGCGCTGACATCATCAACCTGCACTGGGTGAGCCGCGGCATGATCGACTACGTGCGCTTCTTCGAAGGGTGCGGCAAGCCTGTTGTGTGGACGCTGCACGACATGAATCCCTTCACAGGCGGCTGCCACCACGCCGATGAGTGCAAAGGCTACGAAGCGGCGTGCAGGTCGTGCCCTCAGCTCGCCGATCCCGACAGGCCGCATCGGTGGTGGCAGGCTAAGCATGATGCAATCGCGCGCTTCCCGGACGAGCGCCTCGCCTTGGTGGCGCCGTCGCAATGGCTGGCCAACCGCTGCGAGGCCAGCGGCATCATGGCAGGCCGCGCGTGCGACGTTGTGCCCAATGGCTTCGATGCCACCATCTTCAAGCTGCAGGACCGCGCCGCCGCGCGCGCGGCGCTGGGTTGGCCCGCCGATCGGCGCATCGTGCTCTTCAGCGCCTTCGATGCCGGGAACTCCCGCAAGGGTCTAGACATGCTGATTCCCGCGATGAGCGGCCCGGGTGAGGATGCGTTACTCGTGAGCATGGGCGCGCCGATGCTCGCGCTGCAAGGCCGGCCGGATGCCCTTTCCACCGGGTTGCTGTCCGATCCCTCCCTCATCGCGCGCCATTACGCCGCAGCTGACATCTTCGTGCTGCCATCCATGGCAGAGAACCTGCCCAACACCATCTGCGAAGCGCACCTGTGCGGCACGCCGGCCGTGGCTTTCGCCGTGGGCGGGATTCCCGAGCAGATCGATGGCAGCAACGGGCTGCTTGTGCATGAACGGTCGGCTGAGGAGCTGCGCAAGGCCATCCGCGCCGCGCTTAGCAGCAATTGGGACCATGCAGCCATCGCCGCCTCAGCGCATGGGCGCTACAACGCGGCAAGCGTGGCCAGCCGATATCAGGCCATCTACAGTCGCCTACCCCGATGA
- a CDS encoding glycosyltransferase: MSSLAIVTICRNDREGLRRTFASLQAQSDQRFAHVVVDGGSTDGSVELIRSQAQRIARWVSEPDAGIYAAMNKGWRLADADFILFINSGDGLADARVVERSLPLLDAGIDIAYGDLMLMEGVRGSRIKPYPERFDTRWLLSESPPHPSQFMSRALLERWGGFEERYRIAADYGFFARAFWKSGLRLLKLPFAVGAFDTAGISSSADQVSRVLAERKDIQRRYAPWLWYLAYQGWALFNRVIGR; encoded by the coding sequence ATGAGCAGCCTCGCCATCGTCACCATCTGCCGCAACGACCGGGAAGGCCTGCGACGCACCTTCGCCAGCCTGCAAGCCCAGTCGGACCAGCGCTTCGCGCACGTGGTGGTGGATGGCGGCAGCACGGACGGCAGCGTTGAGCTTATCCGCTCGCAGGCGCAGCGGATAGCACGCTGGGTAAGCGAGCCCGACGCGGGCATCTATGCCGCCATGAACAAGGGTTGGCGCTTGGCCGATGCCGATTTCATCCTATTCATCAATAGCGGCGACGGCCTCGCCGATGCACGAGTGGTCGAGCGCAGCCTCCCGCTGCTCGATGCTGGCATCGACATCGCCTATGGCGACCTGATGCTGATGGAGGGCGTCCGGGGCAGCAGGATCAAGCCCTATCCAGAGCGCTTCGATACGCGGTGGCTGCTGAGTGAATCCCCCCCGCATCCCTCGCAGTTCATGAGCCGGGCACTGCTCGAGCGCTGGGGCGGCTTTGAGGAGCGGTACCGCATCGCAGCCGATTATGGTTTCTTCGCCCGGGCCTTCTGGAAGAGCGGACTGCGGCTCCTCAAGCTGCCCTTCGCCGTGGGTGCCTTCGATACTGCGGGCATCAGCTCCAGCGCCGATCAGGTATCGCGCGTGCTGGCTGAGCGCAAGGATATCCAACGGCGCTACGCCCCGTGGCTTTGGTACTTGGCCTATCAGGGCTGGGCATTATTCAATCGCGTCATCGGTCGATGA
- a CDS encoding glycosyltransferase family 2 protein has protein sequence MSSPRVTIVIATFNYGRHLRTALDSVRAQTMLDWECIVVDDASTDDTQAILADASGTDPRIRCILNARNLGVSAARNLALAEARGTYIQFLDADDAIAPEKLARQAAFLYARDDAAIVCSDFTHFTASPDFNNPGEYRADEKLDGSGETIIDRLLKGNVIRLNTALVRASAVRSVSGFREQFHAVEDWHLWLMLASAGLRFAFLDDAACLSAVRVNPQGLSKDGPGMRRWHLPVLQDLWTRGSLGFFLRLQVLVRYADFFLELRLVKREPAILLPHRRNAFLLQLVPITLALAPIWFVTRPFRR, from the coding sequence ATGAGCAGCCCGCGCGTAACCATCGTCATCGCGACCTTCAACTATGGCCGCCACCTGCGCACCGCGCTCGATTCGGTGCGGGCCCAGACGATGCTTGATTGGGAGTGCATCGTGGTGGACGATGCGAGCACCGATGACACGCAGGCGATACTCGCCGATGCTTCGGGCACAGACCCGCGCATCCGCTGCATCCTCAACGCCCGAAACCTCGGCGTCTCCGCGGCGCGCAACCTCGCGCTGGCGGAAGCCAGGGGCACGTACATCCAATTCCTCGACGCCGACGATGCCATCGCGCCGGAGAAGCTCGCACGGCAGGCAGCTTTTCTGTATGCGCGTGACGATGCAGCAATCGTGTGCTCCGACTTCACGCATTTCACCGCTTCGCCGGATTTCAACAATCCGGGCGAGTACAGGGCCGACGAGAAGCTGGATGGGTCGGGCGAGACAATCATTGATCGCCTCTTGAAAGGCAACGTGATCCGCCTGAATACGGCACTTGTCAGGGCCAGCGCTGTACGGTCCGTGAGTGGTTTCCGGGAGCAGTTCCACGCCGTGGAGGATTGGCACCTTTGGCTCATGCTGGCCAGCGCGGGCCTTCGCTTCGCGTTCCTCGATGACGCAGCATGCCTTTCCGCTGTGCGCGTGAATCCGCAGGGCTTGAGCAAGGATGGGCCGGGAATGCGGCGCTGGCATCTGCCCGTGCTTCAAGACCTCTGGACGCGCGGCAGCCTGGGCTTCTTCCTGCGCCTCCAGGTCCTGGTCCGTTACGCTGATTTCTTCCTCGAACTGCGGTTGGTCAAGCGTGAACCAGCAATCCTGCTTCCGCACCGGCGCAACGCTTTCCTCCTGCAACTTGTGCCCATTACGCTGGCGCTTGCCCCCATCTGGTTCGTCACGCGACCTTTCCGCCGATGA
- a CDS encoding glycosyltransferase family 2 protein encodes MPEVAFIIVSHNTREVLRDCLMSIAEHAGVEHEIILVDNASEDGTPDMVRADFPGVRLVASPLNLGFSPANNQGIALAAAPWLVLLNPDTELHPGVMRAWIDGHLWHGAAISGPRLLNPDGTLQKSAWRIPGLVSATLELLGLHQLFHAHAYPSDCFTKDFQPGFVSGAAMLFHRDWSTRIGGLDPALFWCEDTDLCMRIVAAGGSCWFITRAELMHIGGESAKRNPKRAIPNQLLSRIKLATKHRHKVIAGLVAMVIGLHIVTRIMAFGLISVMRKEPRASAYRHAWTRYRDYLIHGDHSI; translated from the coding sequence ATGCCGGAGGTAGCCTTCATCATTGTTAGCCACAACACGCGCGAGGTGCTGCGCGATTGCCTGATGTCCATTGCCGAGCACGCAGGCGTGGAGCACGAAATCATCCTGGTTGACAATGCCTCAGAGGACGGCACGCCGGATATGGTGCGCGCCGACTTCCCGGGTGTGCGGCTCGTTGCCAGCCCGTTGAACTTGGGCTTCTCACCGGCCAACAACCAAGGCATCGCATTGGCCGCTGCCCCTTGGCTGGTGCTGCTGAACCCCGATACGGAACTTCATCCAGGGGTCATGCGCGCGTGGATAGACGGCCACCTCTGGCATGGTGCAGCGATCTCCGGCCCCCGGCTGCTGAACCCGGATGGGACCTTGCAGAAATCAGCGTGGCGCATCCCCGGCCTGGTCAGTGCAACGCTAGAGTTACTCGGCCTCCATCAATTGTTCCATGCGCACGCTTACCCCTCTGACTGCTTCACCAAGGACTTCCAACCGGGCTTCGTCTCCGGTGCCGCCATGCTCTTCCACCGCGATTGGTCCACGCGCATAGGCGGGCTGGACCCCGCGCTGTTCTGGTGCGAGGATACCGACCTCTGCATGCGCATCGTTGCTGCGGGCGGATCGTGCTGGTTCATCACTCGGGCCGAGCTCATGCATATCGGCGGCGAGAGCGCCAAGCGCAACCCGAAGCGTGCGATACCCAACCAGTTGCTGAGCCGCATCAAGCTCGCAACGAAGCATCGACACAAGGTGATCGCGGGGCTCGTTGCCATGGTCATCGGCTTGCACATCGTCACGCGCATCATGGCCTTTGGCCTGATCAGCGTGATGCGCAAGGAGCCTCGCGCGAGTGCCTATCGGCATGCTTGGACCCGATACCGGGACTACCTCATCCACGGGGATCATTCCATTTAG
- a CDS encoding O-antigen ligase family protein, whose translation MLPAAARNLRTATWAFLLLLCALLPLRGAWLPVPLAIASVLLLVAAWRDRPAINWRVLWPLSALYILHLIGMAWTDDLAFGLFDLQVKIGLVLLPVVAAAFLALQPTGMQRAMAAFTFGNMVAMALSLIGAWRCQAAGGEGCFSQSTLSFDLHPSYAAWYACWSVAYAGHRLLSGEPMKAFERWCWIASMAALSAFVVLLASKSGVLGMGLVAVWLGARVVMRPGAVVRITLLVAVGLIALAAIRGGSVVMARMQAALDAVELARAGDPAIYTSAGGSEMRLVAWMCSAERIAKDPLGAGTGDIKHALADCYAAKGATPALERKLNSHSQFLQGGVALGWLGLLLTLATALVPLAFALRRRDALLSLFALLFLLNAAVESVLEVQAGVVFYSLMLGLLVARGTGHAHLAGRTDPTNPV comes from the coding sequence ATGCTGCCAGCTGCCGCCCGCAACCTCCGCACCGCCACCTGGGCCTTCCTCCTCCTGCTCTGCGCCCTCCTCCCCTTGCGCGGCGCTTGGCTGCCTGTTCCATTGGCGATCGCCTCCGTCCTCCTGCTCGTGGCGGCTTGGCGGGATCGGCCCGCCATCAACTGGCGCGTGCTCTGGCCGCTCAGCGCCCTCTATATCCTGCACCTCATCGGCATGGCCTGGACGGACGACCTCGCTTTCGGTCTCTTCGACCTGCAAGTGAAAATCGGACTTGTGCTGTTGCCGGTCGTTGCCGCAGCATTCTTAGCGCTGCAACCAACGGGCATGCAAAGAGCCATGGCCGCTTTCACCTTTGGTAACATGGTGGCCATGGCTTTGAGCCTGATCGGGGCGTGGCGCTGTCAGGCAGCGGGCGGCGAGGGCTGCTTCAGCCAAAGCACGCTCTCCTTCGACCTGCATCCAAGCTACGCCGCATGGTACGCGTGCTGGTCGGTGGCGTACGCGGGCCATCGGCTGCTGAGCGGTGAACCGATGAAGGCATTCGAGCGCTGGTGCTGGATCGCGAGCATGGCGGCACTTTCGGCCTTCGTGGTGCTCTTGGCCAGCAAGAGCGGCGTGCTCGGCATGGGCTTGGTGGCCGTGTGGCTGGGTGCACGCGTGGTAATGCGTCCGGGCGCGGTCGTCAGGATCACCTTGCTCGTGGCTGTAGGCCTGATCGCGCTGGCCGCGATTCGAGGCGGCAGCGTGGTAATGGCCCGTATGCAAGCCGCGCTCGATGCCGTGGAACTGGCGCGAGCCGGCGATCCGGCCATTTACACCAGTGCGGGTGGAAGCGAGATGCGCCTGGTGGCCTGGATGTGCAGCGCGGAGCGGATCGCAAAGGATCCCTTAGGTGCTGGCACCGGCGATATCAAGCATGCGCTCGCTGATTGCTATGCGGCCAAGGGCGCAACACCTGCATTGGAGCGTAAGCTCAACAGTCACTCGCAGTTCCTGCAAGGCGGCGTAGCATTGGGCTGGTTAGGGCTGCTGCTCACCTTGGCCACAGCGCTGGTGCCCTTGGCCTTCGCCCTGCGCCGACGCGATGCGCTTCTATCGCTCTTCGCCTTGCTCTTCCTGCTGAATGCTGCGGTGGAATCGGTGCTGGAGGTGCAGGCGGGCGTGGTCTTCTACTCGTTGATGCTGGGCCTGCTCGTCGCTCGTGGCACCGGGCATGCGCATCTTGCGGGGCGAACCGATCCGACCAACCCCGTATGA
- a CDS encoding DegT/DnrJ/EryC1/StrS family aminotransferase translates to MIPFSPPRIDDRTVKAVEEALRSGWITTGPRTKEFEKRLAAYCGVERVIALNSWTNACELVLRWYGIGPGDEVIVPAYTYCATANIVMHVGAKPVLVDVLDDFTIDPEAVRRAMSPRTKCIIPVDIGGLPARIGEIMKIAEDATGLFTPKLNLRTDGTNPQMRLGRALVLSDAAHSFGARIGGKAVGNQADITGFSFHAVKNLTTAEGGALAFNLPEPFAADELYAFFNTFSLHGQSKDALAKTQPGAWRYDVAFPGYKCNMTDLQAAIGLVELERYDTETLPRRKAICSRYHAAFSSDPRFIMPVLRDEQRESSYHLCMLRIARATEAQRDAIIEAIARRQVSVNVHFIPLPLLSFYKSQGHAIDRFPSTYAQYSREISLPVYFDLTDAQVDEVVAAVKAAVAEVLPEA, encoded by the coding sequence ATGATCCCGTTCTCGCCCCCGCGCATCGACGACCGCACCGTGAAGGCCGTGGAAGAGGCCCTGCGCAGCGGCTGGATCACCACTGGTCCGCGCACCAAGGAGTTCGAGAAACGGCTGGCGGCGTATTGCGGCGTGGAGCGCGTGATCGCCCTGAACAGCTGGACCAACGCCTGCGAGCTGGTGCTGCGCTGGTACGGCATCGGTCCGGGCGATGAGGTGATCGTACCGGCCTACACCTACTGCGCCACCGCCAACATCGTGATGCATGTGGGCGCCAAGCCCGTGCTGGTGGATGTGCTCGACGATTTCACCATCGACCCCGAGGCGGTGCGCCGCGCCATGAGCCCGCGCACCAAATGCATCATCCCAGTGGACATCGGCGGGCTGCCCGCGCGCATCGGCGAGATCATGAAGATCGCCGAGGACGCCACCGGCCTCTTCACCCCGAAGCTGAACCTGCGCACCGATGGCACCAATCCGCAGATGCGGCTGGGCCGCGCGCTCGTGCTGAGCGACGCCGCGCATTCCTTCGGCGCCCGCATCGGCGGGAAGGCCGTGGGCAATCAAGCCGATATCACCGGCTTCAGCTTCCACGCGGTGAAGAACCTCACCACGGCCGAGGGCGGTGCGCTCGCCTTCAACCTGCCCGAGCCCTTCGCAGCCGATGAGCTCTATGCCTTCTTCAACACGTTCAGCCTGCATGGCCAGAGCAAGGATGCCCTCGCCAAGACACAGCCAGGCGCCTGGCGCTATGATGTGGCCTTCCCGGGCTACAAATGCAACATGACCGATCTGCAAGCGGCCATCGGCCTGGTTGAACTGGAACGCTACGATACGGAGACGCTCCCCCGCCGCAAGGCCATCTGCTCCCGCTACCACGCCGCGTTCAGCAGCGATCCGCGCTTCATCATGCCCGTGCTTCGCGATGAGCAGCGCGAAAGCAGCTATCACTTGTGCATGCTGCGAATCGCCCGAGCCACGGAAGCGCAGCGCGATGCCATCATCGAGGCTATCGCCCGGCGCCAGGTGAGCGTGAACGTGCATTTCATCCCGCTGCCGCTCCTCTCCTTCTACAAGTCGCAAGGGCACGCCATTGACCGCTTCCCGAGCACCTACGCGCAGTACAGCCGCGAGATCAGCCTGCCAGTGTACTTCGACCTCACCGATGCCCAGGTGGATGAAGTAGTGGCCGCCGTGAAGGCCGCGGTGGCGGAGGTGCTTCCGGAGGCCTAG
- a CDS encoding LamG domain-containing protein produces the protein MKYACIPLALAMHLCAQAQGPLFHWPLDEGTGSVAHAWGGSHGTLVGGVTWSPAGGHHQGCARFDGVDDRIVLGPCDITTGNGAFSLSLWAKADFVTGMDRTLMAKSTGPNASDQVWAVAFVSGSGLRFRLRAAGNSYAIDTGPSSLFGGQWYHIVGTYDGAQMRLYLNGSLMGTATASGLIGLHPQSPASIGALSTGAQPFSGWIDDVRIYGRALSAAEVMELLMEQMITSITGATSPTVVDGAVNVPAGIHRITIHDQLGRLLHETRAQGPAMLPLPAEGLGLLLIGIEGQDGRTTVRTVLQ, from the coding sequence ATGAAGTACGCATGCATCCCCTTGGCTCTTGCCATGCATCTCTGTGCGCAAGCCCAAGGCCCTCTCTTCCATTGGCCGCTCGACGAGGGCACAGGCAGCGTGGCGCACGCCTGGGGCGGCAGCCATGGCACGCTCGTAGGCGGCGTAACCTGGTCGCCCGCAGGCGGGCACCATCAGGGCTGCGCACGATTCGATGGGGTCGATGACCGCATCGTGCTCGGCCCCTGTGACATCACCACCGGCAATGGCGCCTTCTCGCTCTCGCTATGGGCCAAAGCTGATTTCGTCACGGGGATGGACCGAACGCTGATGGCCAAATCAACGGGCCCAAATGCAAGCGATCAGGTATGGGCCGTCGCCTTCGTGAGCGGCAGCGGCTTGCGCTTCCGTCTGCGTGCTGCGGGCAACAGCTACGCGATCGATACTGGGCCGAGCTCGCTCTTCGGCGGTCAGTGGTACCACATCGTGGGCACTTACGATGGCGCGCAGATGCGGCTCTATCTCAACGGCAGCCTCATGGGCACCGCCACTGCGAGCGGGTTGATCGGCCTTCATCCGCAATCACCGGCATCCATCGGCGCGCTGAGCACCGGAGCACAGCCCTTCTCCGGATGGATCGACGACGTGCGCATCTACGGCCGGGCGCTCAGTGCAGCGGAGGTCATGGAGCTCTTGATGGAGCAGATGATCACCTCGATCACGGGAGCAACTTCACCCACAGTGGTTGATGGTGCGGTGAACGTGCCAGCCGGCATTCACCGGATCACGATCCACGATCAACTGGGCCGACTGCTGCACGAAACGCGCGCGCAAGGTCCTGCTATGCTGCCCTTGCCAGCCGAAGGACTTGGCTTGCTGCTGATCGGCATCGAGGGCCAGGATGGCCGCACCACTGTGCGCACGGTCCTCCAGTGA
- a CDS encoding MBL fold metallo-hydrolase → MPAVTLEFLGTGTSQGVPVIGCACAVCRSNDTRDQRLRTSALIRVGGKQLLIDAGPDLRQQLLRAQVDRLDAVLLTHEHMDHISGIDDLRALNFRMKRPMDLHSDPATLDAIRRVYSYAFAKERYPGVPELDLVPIEGRSFSAGGILLDVIHVMHHRMPVLGFRIGGLAYITDAKTIDAGEVERLRGIDTLVLNALRIEEHVSHLNLKEALAMVERIAPKRAYFTHISHLLGRHEEVSRGLPGNVALAYDGLRVDVEA, encoded by the coding sequence ATGCCGGCGGTCACCCTCGAGTTCCTCGGCACAGGCACCAGCCAGGGCGTGCCTGTGATCGGTTGCGCTTGCGCGGTTTGCCGGAGCAACGATACACGTGATCAGCGGCTGCGCACATCAGCGCTGATCCGTGTTGGGGGAAAGCAACTGCTGATCGATGCCGGCCCCGACCTGCGCCAGCAATTGCTGCGCGCACAGGTTGACCGCCTCGATGCCGTGCTGCTCACCCACGAGCATATGGACCACATCAGCGGCATCGACGACCTGCGCGCGCTCAACTTCCGCATGAAGCGCCCGATGGACCTGCATTCGGATCCGGCCACGCTCGATGCCATCCGAAGGGTGTACTCTTACGCCTTCGCCAAGGAGCGCTATCCGGGCGTGCCGGAGCTGGACCTTGTGCCGATCGAAGGGCGTTCCTTCTCCGCTGGGGGGATCCTGCTGGATGTGATCCATGTGATGCACCACCGCATGCCGGTGCTCGGCTTCCGCATCGGCGGCCTGGCCTACATCACCGATGCCAAGACCATCGATGCCGGGGAGGTGGAACGGCTTCGGGGCATCGACACGCTCGTGCTCAACGCGCTGCGCATCGAGGAGCATGTTTCGCACCTCAACCTGAAGGAAGCATTGGCGATGGTGGAGCGCATCGCGCCGAAGCGCGCCTACTTCACGCACATCAGCCATCTGCTCGGACGGCATGAGGAAGTCTCTCGCGGCTTGCCCGGGAACGTGGCCCTTGCCTACGATGGGCTCCGTGTGGATGTGGAGGCCTGA
- the prmA gene encoding 50S ribosomal protein L11 methyltransferase, with translation MPYTQVTFLIAPVDPWRDLLMVELADIGFDSFEEGLTDPKGGSGELKAYIRSDRFDEGAVMELLSLRDPHASISFDVLEIADRNWNAEWESSFAPVEVDGRVRIRAEFHDPSPGYEHEIIITPRMAFGTGHHATTRMMVQAMLPMEWKGKSVCDLGCGTAVLAILAERLGAAAVLAIDNDQSAIENALHNCGLNGCVGITVEKGDARSLAGLRFDAILANIERNVLLDAMPMMSNALNPGGALFLSGFVAGDRHMLAQRAKECGMVIVERLQEGDWALLGCRKP, from the coding sequence TTGCCCTACACCCAAGTCACCTTCCTCATAGCGCCCGTTGATCCCTGGCGCGACCTGCTCATGGTGGAGCTTGCGGACATCGGCTTCGACAGCTTCGAGGAGGGCCTCACGGACCCGAAAGGCGGAAGCGGCGAGCTGAAGGCCTACATCCGCAGCGATCGGTTCGATGAAGGAGCCGTAATGGAGCTGCTCTCCTTGCGGGACCCGCACGCATCCATCAGCTTCGATGTCCTGGAGATCGCTGACCGCAACTGGAACGCGGAGTGGGAGAGCAGCTTCGCGCCGGTGGAGGTGGATGGCCGCGTGCGGATCCGGGCCGAATTCCATGATCCTTCACCGGGCTACGAGCACGAGATCATCATCACCCCGCGCATGGCCTTCGGCACAGGGCACCACGCCACCACGCGCATGATGGTGCAGGCTATGCTTCCCATGGAATGGAAGGGCAAATCGGTTTGTGACCTCGGCTGCGGCACGGCGGTGCTGGCCATCCTTGCGGAGAGGCTCGGAGCGGCAGCGGTCCTCGCCATCGACAACGACCAATCCGCCATTGAGAATGCGCTTCACAACTGCGGGCTGAACGGTTGTGTGGGCATCACTGTGGAAAAGGGCGACGCGCGATCGTTGGCGGGCCTCCGCTTCGACGCAATTTTGGCCAACATCGAACGCAATGTCCTGCTCGATGCCATGCCCATGATGAGCAACGCGCTGAACCCCGGTGGAGCCCTTTTCCTGAGCGGCTTCGTGGCCGGCGACCGGCACATGCTGGCGCAGCGCGCGAAGGAGTGCGGCATGGTGATCGTTGAGCGCCTGCAGGAGGGCGATTGGGCCTTGCTCGGATGCAGGAAACCATGA
- a CDS encoding triose-phosphate isomerase, producing the protein MRTIVAGNWKMNTDRDGARSLVAALIHAGAGKREGVEVIISPPYPFLAAAVEQCAGTGITVAAQNCHQEEKGAYTGEVSAAMLASIGVKACIVGHSERRQYFGEGDALIGEKLAALFSHGIMPIFCCGENQDERSSGRHFDVVTEQMKGALGRFSNAELERMIIAYEPVWAIGTGLTASKYQAQEMHAHIRALLHTHGPSVAERVPILYGGSCNPSNAEGLFTQPDVNGGLIGGASLVADQFCELIQIANRSTKG; encoded by the coding sequence ATGCGAACCATAGTTGCCGGCAATTGGAAGATGAACACGGACCGCGATGGCGCACGGTCGCTGGTTGCGGCGCTGATCCATGCCGGAGCCGGCAAGCGGGAAGGCGTGGAGGTGATCATTTCGCCGCCGTACCCCTTCCTGGCGGCGGCGGTGGAGCAATGCGCCGGCACTGGGATCACGGTGGCGGCGCAGAATTGCCATCAGGAGGAGAAAGGCGCGTACACCGGCGAGGTGAGCGCGGCCATGCTGGCGAGCATTGGCGTGAAGGCGTGCATCGTGGGTCACAGCGAGCGGAGGCAGTACTTCGGCGAGGGCGATGCCCTGATCGGGGAAAAGCTGGCGGCCCTGTTCTCACATGGCATCATGCCCATCTTCTGCTGCGGAGAGAACCAGGATGAGCGATCGAGCGGGCGGCACTTCGATGTGGTCACCGAGCAGATGAAGGGCGCTTTGGGCCGCTTCAGCAACGCGGAGCTTGAGCGCATGATCATCGCCTATGAACCGGTGTGGGCCATCGGCACAGGGCTCACCGCCAGCAAGTATCAGGCGCAGGAGATGCACGCGCACATCCGCGCGTTGCTGCACACCCATGGCCCATCGGTGGCCGAACGCGTGCCGATCCTCTACGGCGGCAGCTGCAACCCCTCCAATGCGGAAGGCCTCTTCACGCAACCCGATGTCAATGGCGGATTGATCGGCGGAGCCTCGCTTGTAGCAGATCAATTCTGTGAGCTGATCCAGATCGCCAATCGATCCACGAAGGGTTGA
- a CDS encoding DUF493 family protein, producing the protein MLSDEAKDRLRASLGKVHEWPSVYMFKFILTPDEARMKAVLSLFATESEVLRRYSAGGKYIAITVKEVMLSADEVVDRYDRASAIEGVITL; encoded by the coding sequence ATGCTGAGCGATGAAGCGAAGGACCGGTTGCGCGCCTCCCTCGGCAAGGTGCATGAATGGCCTTCGGTGTACATGTTCAAGTTCATCCTCACGCCCGATGAAGCGCGCATGAAGGCTGTCCTGAGCCTCTTCGCCACGGAGAGCGAGGTGCTCCGGCGCTATTCTGCCGGCGGCAAGTACATCGCGATCACCGTGAAGGAGGTGATGCTCAGCGCTGATGAAGTGGTGGATCGCTACGACCGTGCCTCGGCCATTGAGGGCGTGATCACCCTCTGA
- a CDS encoding RNA polymerase sigma factor, with protein sequence MALFSKEYERLSDERLMELIARGDERAFGALYDRYQHRLLNYFHRMLWHDRERARDMLQDLFAKLARRPDSYDASRPFSTWVFSVANNMCKNAYRHHEVVRAAANHIRHEPDRVEALDGIGVDHELFRDRLSMELDRIDPDHKATFVMRYHEDMAIKEIAAAFGCSEGTVKSRLFYTLKKLAERMKEFDPNALHHGKA encoded by the coding sequence ATGGCGCTGTTCAGCAAGGAATACGAACGGTTGAGCGATGAGCGCCTGATGGAGCTGATCGCGCGCGGCGACGAACGGGCCTTCGGCGCCTTGTACGACCGCTACCAGCACCGCCTGCTCAATTACTTCCACCGCATGCTCTGGCACGATCGCGAACGCGCGCGCGACATGCTGCAGGACCTCTTCGCGAAACTGGCCCGCAGGCCCGATAGCTACGATGCCTCCCGGCCCTTCAGCACCTGGGTGTTCAGCGTGGCCAACAACATGTGCAAGAATGCCTACCGCCACCATGAGGTGGTGCGCGCGGCTGCCAACCACATCCGCCACGAGCCCGATCGCGTGGAAGCCCTCGACGGCATCGGCGTGGACCACGAGCTGTTCCGCGACCGGCTCAGCATGGAGCTCGACCGGATCGACCCCGACCACAAGGCCACCTTCGTGATGCGTTACCACGAGGACATGGCCATCAAAGAGATCGCCGCCGCCTTCGGATGCTCCGAGGGCACGGTGAAGAGCCGCTTGTTCTACACCCTGAAGAAACTGGCCGAGCGCATGAAAGAGTTCGACCCCAATGCCCTGCACCATGGAAAGGCGTGA